A window of the Acanthochromis polyacanthus isolate Apoly-LR-REF ecotype Palm Island chromosome 10, KAUST_Apoly_ChrSc, whole genome shotgun sequence genome harbors these coding sequences:
- the LOC127535712 gene encoding beta-1,3-galactosyl-O-glycosyl-glycoprotein beta-1,6-N-acetylglucosaminyltransferase-like, whose translation MRLLKQGRLSPLLKLTVVLGSVWMLYLLSELRTDWSLNYSKWEYTDVDGGPEKECNCSAILQGETKAVENAKLLALIKDFRKRVQIPDEYYINATKDCRNFKLSRKYLTFPLSKEEEEFPLAYSMVVHHKVQNFERLLRAIYAPQNIYCVHVDKKSETSVFAAIMAITSCFPNVFMVRRPVSVVYAAWSRVQADLNCMADLYNASTEWKYLINVCGQDFPLKTNLEIIQMLRSLKGQNNMESEQMPAGKKWRVTNVHEIVNEKIKRTGKQKEPPPFNLPILSGSAYIVVTRGYIRSVLEDDRIQMLIEWGKDTYSPDEFLWATIQRMPGVPGSTRPHSKYDMTDMNAVARLVKWQWHEGPQDSLEAVYSECHGQHVRGVCVYGVGDLKGIIAQPHLFANKFDINADPIAVYCLEKYLRQKALAELH comes from the exons ATGCGGTTATTGAAACAAGGTCGACTGTCCCCGTTATTGAAGCTCACTGTTGTACTGGGATCAGTGTGGATGCTTTACCTACTCAGTGAACTCAGAACAGACTGGAGTCTTAACTACAGTAAGTGGGAGTATACAGATGTTGATGGCGGTCCGGAGAAAGAGTGCAACTGTTCTGCAATCCTGCAAGGAGAGACGAAGGCAGTGGAAAATGCCAAATTACTGGCCCTCATTAAAGACTTCCGCAAGAGAGTTCAGATCCCTGATGAGTATTACATTAATGCAACCAAAGACTGCAG GAACTTCAAGTTAAGCAGGAAATACTTGACATTCCCGTTaagcaaagaagaagaggagttTCCTCTGGCTTACTCTATGGTGGTCCATCACAAG GTGCAGAATTTTGAGCGACTACTGCGAGCTATTTATGCACCtcaaaatatttattgtgtCCATGTGGACAAAAAATCAGAGACCTCAGTCTTTGCTGCCATCATGGCCATCACCTCCTGTTTCCCAAATGTCTTCATGGTCAGACGGCCTGTCAGTGTGGTCTATGCAGCCTGGTCACGAGTCCAGGCTGACCTTAACTGTATGGCTGATCTTTATAATGCCAGCACAGAATGGAAATACTTGATCAACGTTTGTGGCCAGGATTTCCCTCTGAAAACCAATTTGGAGATTATACAGATGTTGCGTTCATTGAAGGGTCAAAACAACATGGAGTCAGAACAAATGCCAGCTGGAAAGAAATGGAGGGTGACAAATGTTCATGAGATAGTTAATGAGAAAATTAAG CGGACAGGAAAGCAAAAAGAGCCACCGCCCTTCAACCTGCCCATTTTATCAGGAAGTGCCTACATTGTGGTCACTCGAGGTTACATCCGCAGTGTGTTGGAAGATGATCGAATACAGATGCTGATAGAGTGGGGCAAAGACACCtacagtcctgatgagtttctcTGGGCAACCATTCAACGAATGCCTGGTGTTCCTGGCTCAACAAGGCCCCATAGTAAATACGATATGACAGATATGAATGCAGTTGCTCGGCTGGTGAAGTGGCAATGGCATGAGGGTCCACAGGATTCCCTGGAAGCAGTGTATTCAGAATgccatggtcagcatgtgaggGGGGTATGTGTGTATGGTGTTGGAGACCTGAAAGGGATCATAGCTCAGCCTCACCTCTTTGCCAACAAGTTTGACATCAACGCAGATCCCATTGCCGTCTACTGCTTGGAGAAATACCTGAGACAAAAGGCGTTGGCTGAGTTACATTAG